Proteins encoded by one window of Methanobacterium sp. CWC-01:
- the hisF gene encoding imidazole glycerol phosphate synthase subunit HisF, whose amino-acid sequence MLAKRIIPCLDCDLQVPHGRVVKGVEFKQIRYAGDPVELATKYYEDGADEIVFLDITASHERRETMADVIKATTENVFVPICVGGGIRKPEDYVNMLKAGADKCSTNTAAIHNPDLINQASEIVGSQACVIGIDAKRRYVNNPQESDDRIIVETENGYCWYDCSIYGGRDFTGKDAIQWAIECQERGAGEILLTSMDRDGTKDGYDLPLNRTMSELLDIPIIASGGGGNPEHIYRAFKDGKADAALAASIFHFNEYPVPVVKEYLRKKGVEVRI is encoded by the coding sequence ATGTTAGCCAAAAGGATTATACCCTGTTTAGACTGCGACTTGCAGGTGCCCCACGGCCGGGTGGTTAAGGGAGTAGAGTTTAAACAGATACGCTACGCCGGGGATCCGGTGGAACTGGCCACCAAGTACTATGAGGATGGGGCGGATGAAATCGTGTTCCTGGATATCACTGCCTCACACGAGCGGAGGGAGACCATGGCCGATGTCATTAAGGCCACCACCGAAAATGTGTTCGTGCCTATATGTGTGGGGGGAGGCATTCGTAAACCAGAAGATTATGTGAACATGCTCAAAGCCGGTGCTGACAAGTGTTCAACCAACACCGCCGCCATTCATAACCCGGATTTGATAAATCAGGCCTCGGAGATCGTGGGCAGCCAGGCCTGCGTGATTGGGATTGATGCCAAACGAAGGTATGTGAATAATCCTCAAGAGAGTGATGACCGGATCATCGTGGAAACTGAGAATGGATATTGCTGGTACGACTGCAGTATTTACGGTGGACGTGATTTTACAGGAAAAGATGCTATCCAGTGGGCTATAGAGTGTCAAGAAAGGGGTGCAGGTGAAATTTTGCTGACCTCCATGGATAGAGACGGAACCAAGGATGGCTACGACCTTCCCCTGAACCGGACCATGAGTGAGCTGCTTGACATTCCCATAATCGCCTCCGGCGGTGGAGGAAATCCTGAACATATATATCGCGCATTTAAAGATGGTAAAGCAGATGCCGCCCTGGCAGCCAGTATTTTCCATTTCAACGAGTATCCCGTGCCGGTGGTTAAGGAGTACCTGCGGAAAAAGGGAGTTGAAGTAAGGATATAG
- the cobI gene encoding precorrin-2 C(20)-methyltransferase, producing MSSGKLMGIGVGPGNPELLTLKAINILKNVPVICSPRSAESRPSLALSIVGFVLESRDDEYEVLDPVFPMHEDQEELHAHWDKAACMVKERLEQGQDVAFITLGDPTVYSTFAYLEKKIRHTGFEVETIPGITSFTGCAASAHLSLGEKDEIIVIVPKVDERLAPILEHADTAVIMKTSRHSKVLQDIVGKDPRQKEIISVQNCGMGDEKIIKGFSQDKKYLSTTIIKFKDQ from the coding sequence ATGTCATCAGGAAAACTAATGGGTATCGGTGTAGGGCCGGGAAATCCAGAATTATTAACATTAAAGGCGATAAATATTCTCAAAAATGTACCAGTAATATGTTCCCCTCGTTCAGCCGAATCAAGGCCTAGTTTAGCCCTATCTATAGTAGGTTTTGTACTCGAGTCTCGTGATGATGAATATGAAGTACTGGATCCAGTCTTCCCCATGCACGAGGACCAGGAAGAACTGCATGCACACTGGGATAAAGCCGCCTGTATGGTAAAAGAAAGGCTGGAACAGGGCCAAGACGTGGCTTTCATCACCCTGGGAGATCCTACCGTGTACAGTACCTTTGCGTATCTGGAGAAAAAGATTCGTCACACTGGATTTGAGGTGGAAACCATCCCGGGAATAACCTCCTTCACGGGATGCGCGGCATCGGCTCATCTTTCCCTGGGAGAGAAAGACGAAATCATAGTCATCGTGCCCAAGGTAGATGAAAGGTTAGCCCCCATTCTAGAACACGCCGACACCGCGGTGATAATGAAGACCAGCCGTCACAGTAAAGTACTGCAGGATATTGTAGGGAAGGATCCCAGGCAGAAGGAGATAATTTCCGTACAAAACTGTGGTATGGGGGATGAAAAGATAATAAAAGGATTTTCCCAGGATAAAAAATATCTTTCCACCACCATCATCAAATTCAAGGACCAATGA
- a CDS encoding GAF domain-containing protein, with translation MKGRIQKEKHVEIEVQEKLDYLKSRVKDLSPDSSLKEVSDLFLEVVTQLTHSPHGYMAFVDPKNGDSVGISFSHLTDSCQIYEKIGEARFKVLNDGSYGGLLGYSLDTGQSIYTNDPAHHPAAHGLPPLHEPVARFLSVPVLDGEEVLGQIVLGNSAVDYDKSQVRIAEQVAELYALVLKKLL, from the coding sequence ATGAAAGGAAGGATTCAAAAAGAAAAACATGTAGAAATTGAGGTTCAGGAGAAACTGGATTACTTAAAAAGTCGGGTTAAAGATTTAAGTCCTGATTCCTCATTAAAGGAAGTTTCAGATCTGTTCCTGGAGGTGGTTACCCAGTTAACCCATAGTCCCCATGGTTATATGGCCTTCGTGGATCCTAAAAATGGAGATAGTGTGGGAATATCTTTTTCACATTTAACCGATTCCTGTCAAATTTATGAAAAAATAGGAGAAGCCAGATTCAAAGTATTGAATGATGGAAGCTATGGCGGTCTTTTGGGCTATTCTCTGGATACTGGACAGTCTATTTACACCAATGATCCTGCCCATCACCCGGCGGCCCATGGTCTGCCACCACTCCATGAGCCGGTAGCTCGATTCCTTTCGGTTCCAGTTTTAGATGGGGAGGAGGTGCTGGGCCAGATTGTGCTGGGCAACTCGGCAGTGGACTATGATAAATCCCAGGTGCGAATTGCCGAACAGGTAGCAGAATTATATGCCCTGGTGCTTAAAAAGCTGCTGTGA
- a CDS encoding helicase C-terminal domain-containing protein, with the protein MDNGFFCSKCGMILSNCKCTSRKSRATPSGKWSARGAGESINPQQRSKFHEKDLFRNQKHKSLATVPIKIKETRITPSRLKELKKMYPHVEEEILEEFPFPSPREGQLEIIVRLNEAIEQGYPYLILEAGTGTGKSAVATTLARMYQPTYILTMTKQLQSQYAAEFGYPLVKGRGNFACLDSNLDLSCDMGTCQTTPSSQEFSCDYGVTKSPFEGGYAFQDAFGAPIYFRSQDHCPYWEQKAESAESNITLMNYDYALLELNYVKHFGKRQLMVLDEAHNLEDKLMRRLEVNLSRQRLEKDVRKTIPRSMMAYKEPVEWILFLESLYDAYADLSVKEMPKNQADRVTSTKLRLSELLNNLEDQPENWVVDADHAGVSFKPLRVDGYTENRLFQYADTCLFMSATILDKELFSRWLGLEPDEVFYLEVPSPFPAGNRPVHMNLAGKMSQRLIKRTAPKTIPILEKIIKHHKYEKGLIHTHNYKCQQYIMNQLNSSRLIGHNSQNREYALYEFEKTQEPRILVSPSMSEGVDLPYEQCQFQVIYKIPFPYLGDPQVNERRKQDPRWYAYKTVITLLQAYGRGMRAEDDYCETYILDGNIRMLLTGKMYRNLIPRFFKEAIVRNGK; encoded by the coding sequence ATGGATAATGGCTTTTTCTGTAGTAAATGTGGCATGATACTCTCTAACTGCAAATGTACCTCCCGGAAGAGCAGGGCAACTCCCTCTGGCAAATGGTCAGCTAGGGGGGCTGGTGAATCAATAAACCCACAGCAAAGATCTAAATTCCATGAAAAGGATCTATTTAGAAATCAAAAGCATAAATCATTGGCAACTGTACCTATAAAAATAAAAGAAACTCGTATAACCCCTTCACGTTTGAAGGAACTTAAAAAAATGTATCCCCATGTTGAAGAGGAAATTTTAGAAGAGTTCCCTTTTCCCTCCCCCCGGGAGGGTCAGTTGGAGATTATTGTCCGCTTAAATGAGGCCATTGAACAGGGCTATCCATATCTGATTTTGGAAGCAGGTACTGGTACTGGTAAATCGGCAGTGGCCACCACCCTGGCCCGCATGTATCAGCCCACCTACATTCTCACCATGACTAAACAGTTGCAGTCACAGTACGCCGCCGAGTTTGGCTATCCCCTGGTGAAGGGTCGGGGAAATTTCGCCTGTCTGGACAGTAATCTGGATCTGAGCTGTGATATGGGGACCTGTCAGACTACCCCCAGCTCCCAGGAGTTCAGCTGCGATTACGGGGTGACCAAGTCACCATTTGAGGGAGGATATGCCTTCCAGGATGCATTCGGAGCACCCATATACTTCAGATCACAGGATCACTGTCCTTACTGGGAGCAGAAGGCCGAATCAGCCGAGAGCAACATCACCCTCATGAACTATGACTACGCCCTTTTAGAGCTTAACTACGTGAAACACTTCGGTAAGAGGCAGTTGATGGTCCTGGATGAGGCCCACAATCTGGAAGATAAACTGATGCGACGGTTAGAAGTTAACCTCTCCCGGCAGAGGCTGGAAAAGGATGTTAGAAAAACCATTCCCCGCTCCATGATGGCCTATAAGGAACCAGTGGAATGGATCCTGTTTTTAGAGTCCCTCTACGATGCCTATGCTGATCTAAGTGTGAAGGAGATGCCCAAAAATCAGGCCGACCGGGTGACCAGTACTAAATTACGGCTTTCTGAGCTTTTAAACAATTTGGAAGACCAGCCCGAAAACTGGGTGGTGGATGCTGACCACGCGGGGGTGTCCTTTAAGCCACTCCGGGTGGATGGCTACACCGAAAACCGGCTCTTTCAATACGCCGATACCTGTCTGTTCATGAGTGCCACCATACTGGATAAAGAACTTTTCAGCAGGTGGCTGGGCCTGGAACCGGATGAGGTTTTCTACTTGGAAGTTCCCAGTCCATTCCCCGCTGGTAACCGGCCGGTGCATATGAACTTGGCCGGGAAGATGTCTCAACGTCTCATCAAACGTACCGCACCCAAAACCATCCCCATTCTGGAGAAAATCATTAAGCACCATAAGTATGAAAAGGGTCTGATACACACCCACAACTACAAATGCCAGCAATATATCATGAACCAGCTCAACAGTTCCCGGCTCATAGGACATAACAGCCAGAACCGGGAGTATGCTCTATATGAATTTGAGAAAACCCAGGAACCAAGGATTCTGGTGAGTCCATCCATGAGCGAAGGAGTGGATCTACCCTATGAACAGTGCCAGTTCCAGGTAATCTATAAGATACCCTTCCCCTACCTGGGCGATCCCCAGGTAAACGAACGCCGTAAGCAAGACCCACGCTGGTATGCATATAAAACAGTGATAACCTTGCTCCAAGCCTACGGACGGGGTATGCGCGCCGAGGATGATTACTGTGAAACGTACATCCTTGACGGAAATATAAGAATGCTTTTAACCGGTAAGATGTACCGTAACCTCATTCCCCGCTTCTTTAAAGAGGCCATTGTGAGGAATGGAAAGTGA
- a CDS encoding FprA family A-type flavoprotein, which produces MKAMAKKMADGVYWVGVLDWDIRQYHGYTLKGTTYNAYLVFGADKVALIDNAYHGNYQELMARVENAFQQEGKEVQIDIIVQNHVEMDHSSLLTELHRNFPETPIYCTKIAVKGLLKHFPALEGANFMEVGTGETLDLGGKTLTFLEAFLLHWPDSMFTFLEEDGVLFSNDAFSQHLCFAQRYDNDIPEYVLIEATQKFYANLLTPLSKLVLKKFQEVTDLGLLDQIKMIAPAHGQIWTDPMKVIGAYSSWATGECDDKITIIYDTMHHSTQKMAHTIANGAISEGVDVKMYYLHEDERSEMVKDILDSKAIALGVPTINDEPYPSVGDILFYLRGLLFNRTGRERLAVTFGSMGGRGGSPHKLAEELNQYGFNVKEEYEVTFVPDQDELSKCFEVGKKLAQEIKAL; this is translated from the coding sequence ATGAAAGCAATGGCAAAAAAGATGGCAGACGGAGTTTACTGGGTGGGAGTCCTGGACTGGGACATCAGACAGTATCACGGTTACACTTTAAAAGGAACCACTTACAATGCTTATTTAGTATTTGGAGCGGACAAAGTGGCCCTGATAGATAACGCCTACCATGGCAATTATCAGGAGCTCATGGCCCGGGTGGAGAATGCCTTCCAGCAGGAAGGAAAAGAGGTCCAGATTGATATAATCGTACAGAACCATGTTGAAATGGACCACAGCAGCCTTTTAACTGAACTACACCGGAATTTCCCAGAAACTCCTATATACTGTACTAAAATCGCGGTAAAAGGCCTTTTAAAGCATTTCCCTGCCCTGGAAGGGGCTAACTTCATGGAGGTAGGGACTGGTGAAACACTGGACTTAGGAGGAAAAACCCTCACCTTCTTGGAAGCTTTCCTCCTGCACTGGCCGGACAGCATGTTTACTTTCCTGGAGGAAGATGGTGTGCTCTTCTCCAACGATGCTTTCAGTCAACATCTGTGCTTTGCGCAGCGCTATGATAATGATATTCCCGAATATGTTTTGATAGAGGCCACCCAGAAGTTTTACGCTAATCTGCTGACCCCCCTATCAAAACTGGTTTTGAAGAAGTTCCAGGAAGTCACTGATCTTGGTCTTTTGGATCAGATCAAAATGATTGCACCAGCCCACGGACAGATATGGACCGATCCTATGAAAGTCATCGGTGCCTACAGTTCCTGGGCAACCGGGGAGTGTGATGATAAGATTACCATCATCTACGATACCATGCACCACTCTACCCAAAAAATGGCCCATACTATAGCTAATGGGGCAATAAGCGAAGGAGTAGATGTGAAGATGTACTATCTCCATGAGGATGAACGGAGCGAAATGGTGAAGGACATCCTGGACAGTAAGGCCATCGCCCTGGGGGTCCCTACCATTAACGACGAGCCCTATCCCAGTGTGGGTGACATTTTATTCTACCTACGGGGACTCTTATTCAACCGCACCGGCAGGGAAAGACTGGCAGTAACCTTCGGGTCCATGGGTGGACGGGGAGGATCACCCCATAAGCTCGCTGAAGAACTTAATCAATATGGATTCAACGTTAAAGAGGAATATGAAGTTACCTTCGTACCGGACCAGGACGAGCTGTCAAAATGCTTCGAAGTAGGCAAGAAACTGGCCCAAGAGATAAAAGCACTATAA
- a CDS encoding DUF4013 domain-containing protein: protein MKNRKMKSIEIVKDSLIYPFNIKSYLGLLILFSASFLIIPGILALGYLFRIIYYTTGDNDGHPEFTDWMNMFRDGLIFLGMALIFVMIFYGLLWILESFLIGDVDLNLASFTIAAIYTSLFNALFVMCLAHMADEKSFTAAFEFKKIFDRIKEVGWIKYLALILFMTIFGGLINFLIELISPALNLPGLGRIPIVIMITLLAYTYLFSFESRFTGLVYLTKP from the coding sequence TTGAAAAACAGGAAAATGAAATCAATTGAAATTGTTAAGGACTCCCTAATTTATCCTTTTAATATAAAAAGTTATTTGGGATTATTAATCCTGTTCTCAGCCAGCTTCTTAATTATCCCTGGTATTCTGGCCTTAGGTTATCTTTTCAGGATCATATACTACACCACTGGGGATAATGATGGACATCCAGAGTTCACGGATTGGATGAACATGTTCCGGGATGGTTTAATCTTTCTGGGAATGGCTTTAATATTTGTAATGATATTTTATGGTCTCTTATGGATTTTGGAGTCCTTTTTGATAGGAGATGTTGACCTGAATCTGGCATCATTTACCATTGCTGCCATCTACACTTCCCTATTCAACGCTTTGTTTGTAATGTGCCTGGCGCATATGGCTGATGAAAAAAGCTTTACTGCCGCATTTGAGTTTAAAAAGATTTTTGATCGTATCAAAGAAGTGGGATGGATAAAATATTTGGCTTTAATCCTTTTTATGACCATCTTTGGGGGTTTAATCAACTTCTTGATCGAATTAATTTCTCCTGCACTGAATTTGCCTGGTTTGGGGAGGATTCCAATAGTTATTATGATTACTTTATTGGCTTACACCTATTTATTTAGCTTTGAAAGCCGATTTACCGGGTTAGTATACCTAACAAAACCTTAA
- a CDS encoding alpha/beta fold hydrolase, with amino-acid sequence MEIQPQIQPQYIHLESFQFESGEVLKDLKIEYATFGRKITDKAGNITNGVLYLHGWSGSYSSVGNIDAVIGPGKAVDTKRFFIISPTALGSSSSACPSTTGLGPTFPPYTVKDMVKFHMKLMEALGIKQLKGVIGTSMGGFQALQWAVDYPNFMDFLILIATGPKSGRQMNGAYGLMSRIIREDPAYRDGNYTKNPLGALERGSTVGFLWSMTPEYFEQEFETDEEFWEAMDERNQEVAALDANDLLWRNRAMLDFNLENMVSQIRARTLIIAIANDQIFPPSISTVPLAEAIEDAQIFIYPSIFGHYGCVRDLELAKRAIATFLEND; translated from the coding sequence ATGGAAATCCAACCACAAATCCAACCACAATATATTCATCTGGAGTCTTTTCAGTTTGAATCAGGAGAAGTTTTAAAGGATTTGAAAATCGAATACGCTACTTTCGGCCGTAAAATCACAGATAAGGCGGGAAATATTACCAACGGGGTCTTGTACCTACACGGCTGGTCCGGCAGTTACAGTTCGGTGGGCAATATCGACGCGGTCATTGGTCCCGGGAAGGCAGTGGACACCAAGCGCTTTTTCATAATATCCCCCACAGCCTTGGGCTCATCAAGTTCAGCCTGCCCTTCCACAACAGGACTGGGCCCCACATTCCCTCCTTACACAGTTAAGGACATGGTTAAGTTTCACATGAAACTCATGGAGGCTCTGGGTATAAAACAGCTTAAAGGAGTGATAGGGACCTCCATGGGCGGATTTCAGGCCCTGCAGTGGGCGGTTGATTATCCGAATTTCATGGATTTCCTGATCCTCATTGCCACCGGACCGAAATCAGGAAGACAGATGAACGGTGCCTACGGACTCATGAGCAGAATAATACGAGAAGACCCGGCTTATCGGGATGGAAATTATACTAAAAATCCATTAGGGGCCCTGGAACGAGGTTCTACGGTGGGATTTCTCTGGTCCATGACTCCCGAATACTTTGAACAGGAGTTTGAAACTGATGAAGAGTTCTGGGAGGCCATGGATGAGCGTAATCAGGAAGTGGCAGCTCTGGATGCCAACGACCTCCTTTGGCGTAACCGGGCCATGCTGGACTTCAATTTAGAAAATATGGTTTCTCAAATTAGGGCCAGGACGCTGATTATCGCCATTGCCAACGACCAGATTTTCCCGCCCAGCATCAGCACGGTCCCCCTGGCAGAAGCCATTGAAGATGCCCAAATTTTTATCTATCCGTCCATATTTGGCCATTATGGTTGTGTGAGGGACCTGGAACTGGCAAAAAGGGCTATCGCTACTTTTTTAGAAAATGATTAA
- a CDS encoding V4R domain-containing protein, with the protein MKDSTKSTDLVRIYSSANGVSVVQSPVKKQILFLLKEKGMSGSEIVSATGKSKSTVSVHLQDLMDAKIISWKPHPQDRRKKIFYVNSRYLGDISREREIESDINLYLDRHVIQSTDPFRFFRFMFRTIRVALLDEGINIDPILHRAGVKVGEVFYHKLKAPTMEKLTKNLADFWEENHLGRLKIKSLEPPIIQAYDCFECEDLPPLGRPACSFDSGILEAVFSAHLGESVSVKETKCYAQYDQYCQFLVNPI; encoded by the coding sequence ATGAAGGACTCCACAAAAAGTACGGATCTGGTTAGGATATATTCATCGGCCAATGGCGTGAGCGTGGTACAAAGCCCGGTGAAGAAACAGATATTATTTTTGCTTAAAGAGAAGGGTATGAGTGGCTCCGAAATAGTTTCCGCCACTGGAAAATCTAAATCAACAGTTTCGGTACATCTCCAGGATTTAATGGATGCAAAGATCATCAGTTGGAAGCCTCACCCCCAGGATCGTCGGAAAAAAATATTCTACGTAAACTCCAGATATCTAGGTGATATATCACGAGAAAGAGAAATTGAATCCGATATCAACCTCTATCTAGACCGCCACGTTATACAATCCACCGACCCCTTCCGTTTCTTCCGCTTCATGTTTCGCACTATACGGGTGGCTCTTCTGGATGAAGGTATTAACATAGACCCCATTCTCCACCGGGCAGGAGTGAAAGTGGGGGAAGTCTTTTACCATAAATTAAAAGCACCCACTATGGAGAAACTAACCAAAAATCTGGCTGATTTTTGGGAAGAAAACCATTTAGGAAGGTTAAAAATCAAAAGTCTAGAACCGCCCATAATACAGGCCTACGACTGTTTTGAATGTGAAGATCTACCTCCCTTAGGAAGACCGGCCTGTTCCTTTGATAGCGGTATACTGGAGGCAGTTTTTTCAGCTCACCTGGGAGAAAGTGTTTCCGTGAAAGAAACTAAATGTTATGCACAGTATGATCAATACTGTCAATTTCTTGTGAATCCCATTTAA
- a CDS encoding acetylornithine transaminase, which produces MNTSEIMGLDKEYVMQTYGRQPIALKKGRGAVVWDVEGRSYIDCVAGIAVNNLGHAHPRLVEAITRQAGKLIHTSNLYYTEEQVKLSERLAQISPHGKAFFCNSGAEANEGAIKLARKYTGKGEIITMKNSFHGRTITTITATGQEKYQKGFGPLTPGFKHVPYADVNAVAEAITTDTAAVLVEPVQGEGGVIVPPNGYLEELKKLCHEKGVLLIFDEVQTGFGRTGEMFASQTFKVAPDITTLAKAIAGGFPMGAVLASAEVGSAFQPGDHAATFGGGPLACAAALASIETIECEGLLRKSREYGKYFHDGLCQLREEHGIVEDVRGVGMMLGMELSMPCANIVNEMREKGVLVNCAADVVLRFVPPLVITREEIDTVINILDEILARISD; this is translated from the coding sequence ATGAACACTAGTGAAATCATGGGCCTGGATAAAGAATATGTCATGCAGACCTACGGAAGGCAACCAATAGCCCTAAAGAAAGGCAGGGGAGCCGTAGTATGGGATGTTGAAGGCCGTTCTTACATTGACTGCGTGGCTGGTATTGCCGTGAACAACTTGGGTCATGCCCATCCTCGCCTGGTGGAGGCCATAACTCGCCAGGCAGGAAAATTGATCCACACCTCCAATCTTTATTATACCGAGGAACAGGTTAAGCTATCAGAGCGTCTCGCCCAGATTTCGCCCCACGGTAAGGCCTTTTTCTGCAACAGTGGAGCCGAAGCCAACGAAGGCGCCATTAAACTGGCCCGCAAATATACCGGGAAGGGTGAGATAATTACCATGAAAAACAGTTTCCACGGACGCACCATCACCACCATTACCGCCACTGGTCAGGAAAAGTACCAGAAAGGTTTCGGACCCCTAACTCCTGGTTTCAAACATGTGCCCTACGCTGATGTGAATGCAGTTGCGGAGGCCATAACCACCGATACCGCCGCCGTGCTGGTGGAGCCGGTTCAGGGCGAGGGCGGAGTTATAGTGCCACCGAACGGTTATCTGGAAGAATTAAAAAAGTTATGCCATGAAAAGGGCGTGCTGCTAATATTTGACGAAGTGCAGACCGGCTTCGGACGTACCGGGGAGATGTTCGCCAGCCAAACCTTCAAGGTGGCTCCTGACATCACCACCCTGGCCAAGGCCATCGCCGGAGGATTCCCCATGGGTGCCGTGCTGGCCAGTGCCGAAGTGGGCAGTGCATTTCAACCAGGAGACCATGCTGCTACCTTCGGAGGAGGACCACTGGCTTGTGCTGCAGCATTGGCATCTATAGAAACCATTGAATGCGAAGGATTGCTTCGGAAATCCAGAGAATATGGTAAGTACTTCCATGATGGCCTCTGCCAGCTTCGGGAAGAACATGGTATCGTGGAGGATGTTCGGGGTGTGGGTATGATGCTGGGAATGGAATTAAGTATGCCCTGCGCTAACATCGTCAATGAGATGCGGGAGAAAGGGGTACTAGTGAATTGTGCAGCCGATGTGGTGTTAAGGTTCGTTCCTCCCCTGGTTATCACCAGAGAAGAAATTGATACCGTTATAAATATTCTGGATGAGATTTTAGCCCGTATATCAGATTAA
- a CDS encoding DNA glycosylase has product MKTELEINSEEFKGPLNIPLTVNSGQTSQPAWKEDDNYFQELVLINGAPCLLEVAHQPGAKRPVEVRASFSYKITENQIKLKVMEIFDLNFDLNNFYQFLRNDPVLTPTIDFCHGLRLFKAHDPFECIISSISSANCSIIRWTRSIQDIKHQWGQGYHFSSGNFYTFPSPEILATVPEHDLEEMQRCEDELPDDFVFKNNLQACGVGYRAKYITQAAQIVQDKMSLEKLAKMRYEDAFHTVLELPGVGPKVADCILLYGFGMGEAFPVDVWIKRIVEHLYFPGKELKPHEVREFGREEFGDYAGYVQLYLFHYARKSGLLDSLRPTKK; this is encoded by the coding sequence ATGAAAACTGAATTGGAAATAAATTCAGAAGAATTTAAAGGCCCTCTTAACATTCCTCTAACTGTTAATAGTGGCCAAACTTCTCAACCAGCCTGGAAAGAAGATGATAATTATTTTCAGGAGTTGGTTTTAATAAATGGCGCCCCCTGCCTGCTTGAAGTTGCCCACCAACCCGGCGCCAAACGACCAGTTGAAGTAAGAGCCTCATTTTCATATAAAATTACAGAGAACCAGATAAAACTCAAAGTAATGGAGATATTCGACTTAAACTTTGATTTAAATAACTTTTATCAATTTTTAAGGAATGATCCTGTTCTAACACCCACCATCGATTTTTGCCATGGCCTGAGACTCTTCAAAGCCCATGATCCCTTTGAATGTATTATTTCTTCCATATCTTCGGCAAACTGTTCTATCATACGCTGGACCCGTTCCATCCAGGATATAAAGCACCAATGGGGACAGGGTTATCATTTTAGTTCTGGAAATTTCTACACCTTTCCCTCCCCCGAAATCCTGGCCACTGTTCCAGAACACGATTTGGAAGAAATGCAAAGATGTGAAGATGAATTACCAGATGATTTCGTGTTTAAGAATAATCTACAGGCCTGCGGAGTGGGCTATCGGGCCAAGTATATTACTCAGGCCGCGCAGATAGTGCAGGATAAGATGAGCCTGGAAAAGCTGGCCAAAATGAGATATGAAGATGCATTTCACACTGTCCTGGAACTTCCGGGAGTGGGACCCAAAGTAGCTGACTGCATCCTACTTTATGGTTTTGGTATGGGAGAAGCATTCCCGGTGGATGTGTGGATTAAACGTATCGTAGAACATCTCTATTTTCCGGGTAAGGAACTAAAACCACATGAAGTGCGAGAATTCGGTAGAGAAGAGTTTGGTGATTACGCTGGTTACGTGCAGCTCTACCTATTCCATTACGCGCGTAAATCTGGACTTTTAGATTCTCTACGGCCTACCAAGAAGTGA
- a CDS encoding peptidylprolyl isomerase, with translation MKKARIETDKGDIELTLFDKEAPNTVANFEKLAKSGYYDGLTFHRVIPDFVIQGGCPKGDGTGGPGYTIKCEINPHKHGTGALSMAHAGKDTGGSQFFITHSPQPHLDGVHTVFGKVVKGMDVVNTIKAGDVMRKVTVYDE, from the coding sequence ATGAAAAAAGCAAGGATTGAAACTGATAAAGGAGACATTGAACTAACCCTTTTTGATAAAGAAGCTCCGAACACCGTTGCTAACTTTGAAAAGCTGGCAAAATCTGGTTACTATGATGGATTAACCTTCCACCGGGTTATCCCAGATTTTGTCATCCAGGGCGGCTGTCCCAAGGGTGATGGTACGGGAGGTCCAGGTTACACCATTAAATGTGAAATTAATCCCCATAAACACGGTACTGGGGCTTTATCTATGGCCCACGCCGGTAAAGACACTGGTGGTAGCCAGTTCTTCATTACCCACAGCCCACAACCCCATCTGGACGGGGTGCACACTGTGTTTGGGAAGGTGGTAAAGGGTATGGATGTAGTTAACACCATCAAAGCCGGTGATGTAATGCGCAAAGTCACCGTGTATGATGAATAA